The proteins below come from a single Mycobacterium parmense genomic window:
- the folE gene encoding GTP cyclohydrolase I FolE, whose translation MALPDIVDPETRVFDQPRAEAAVRELLYAIGEDPDRHGLKETPARVARAYREIFAGLYTDPAAVLNTMFDEEHDELVLVKEIPLYSTCEHHLVSFHGVAHVGYIPGSDGRVTGLSKIARLVDLYAKRPQVQERLTSQIADALVSKLDPRGVIVVIEAEHLCMAMRGVRKPGAVTTTSAVRGQFKTSAASRAEALDLILRK comes from the coding sequence ATGGCGTTACCGGACATCGTGGATCCGGAGACCCGGGTCTTCGACCAACCCCGGGCCGAGGCTGCCGTCCGTGAGTTGCTGTACGCGATCGGCGAAGACCCGGACCGGCACGGCCTGAAGGAGACCCCGGCCCGCGTCGCTCGCGCCTACCGGGAGATCTTCGCCGGGCTCTACACCGACCCCGCCGCCGTGCTGAACACCATGTTCGACGAGGAGCACGACGAACTGGTGCTGGTCAAGGAAATCCCGTTGTACTCCACCTGCGAGCACCACCTGGTGTCGTTCCACGGCGTCGCCCACGTCGGATACATCCCCGGCAGCGACGGCAGGGTGACGGGCCTGTCGAAGATCGCCCGGCTGGTCGACCTGTACGCCAAGCGGCCGCAGGTGCAGGAGCGGTTGACGAGCCAGATCGCCGACGCGCTGGTGAGCAAGCTCGACCCGCGCGGGGTGATCGTGGTGATCGAGGCCGAGCATCTGTGCATGGCGATGCGCGGCGTCCGCAAGCCCGGCGCCGTCACCACGACGTCGGCGGTGCGCGGCCAGTTCAAGACGAGTGCCGCCTCTCGAGCCGAAGCGCTCGACCTGATACTGCGCAAGTGA
- the folP gene encoding dihydropteroate synthase, with translation MSPAPVQVMGVLNVTDDSFSDGGRYLDADDAVAHGLALVAEGAAIVDVGGESTRPGAVRIDARTETSRVVPVVKELAAQGVTVSIDTMHADVAAAALQNGAQIVNDVSGGRADPAMAPLLADAGVPWVLMHWRSVSPDRPHAPPPYRDVVAEVRAELLAGVEDAVAAGVDPAKLLIDPGLGFAKTGQDNWALLRALPQLVATGVPVLLGASRKRFLGRLLAGPDGSPRPPDGRETATAVVSALAALHGAWGVRVHDVRATVDALKVVGAWTDTLTHTEPAGDDG, from the coding sequence GTGAGCCCGGCGCCCGTGCAGGTGATGGGAGTCCTGAACGTCACTGACGATTCGTTCTCCGACGGCGGGCGCTACCTCGATGCCGATGACGCCGTCGCGCACGGCCTGGCACTGGTTGCCGAGGGGGCGGCCATCGTCGACGTGGGCGGGGAGTCGACGCGGCCCGGCGCGGTGCGCATCGACGCCCGCACGGAGACTTCCCGGGTGGTTCCCGTCGTCAAAGAGCTTGCGGCGCAAGGCGTCACCGTCAGCATCGACACCATGCACGCGGACGTCGCGGCGGCGGCGCTGCAGAACGGTGCGCAGATCGTCAACGACGTCTCCGGCGGCAGAGCTGATCCCGCCATGGCTCCGCTGCTGGCCGATGCCGGTGTGCCCTGGGTGCTGATGCACTGGCGATCGGTGTCGCCGGACCGTCCGCACGCGCCGCCGCCCTACCGCGACGTGGTCGCCGAGGTGCGCGCCGAGTTGCTGGCCGGCGTCGAAGACGCGGTGGCCGCCGGCGTCGACCCGGCCAAGCTGCTGATCGACCCGGGGCTGGGCTTCGCCAAGACGGGTCAGGACAATTGGGCGCTGCTGCGGGCGCTGCCGCAGTTGGTCGCCACCGGTGTCCCGGTCCTCCTCGGTGCGTCGCGCAAACGGTTCCTCGGTAGGTTGTTGGCCGGGCCCGACGGGTCGCCGCGACCGCCCGACGGCCGTGAGACGGCGACCGCCGTGGTGTCCGCGCTGGCGGCCCTGCACGGGGCCTGGGGTGTGCGCGTGCACGACGTGCGCGCCACGGTCGATGCCCTCAAGGTCGTCGGGGCTTGGACCGACACGCTGACTCACACGGAACCGGCTGGAGACGATGGCTGA
- the folB gene encoding dihydroneopterin aldolase yields the protein MADRIELRGLTVRGRHGVFDHERANGQDFVVDVTVWIDLADAAASDDLTDTYDYGALAKLAADVVAGEPCNLIEAVGGRIADRVMDDQRVHAVEVVVHKPQAPIEQRFADVAVVVRRSRRGGRGSVVPAGRAL from the coding sequence ATGGCTGATCGAATCGAATTGCGCGGGCTGACCGTTCGCGGGCGGCACGGGGTTTTCGACCACGAGCGCGCCAACGGACAGGACTTCGTCGTCGACGTCACCGTGTGGATCGATCTGGCCGATGCCGCGGCCAGCGACGACCTGACCGACACCTACGACTACGGCGCGCTGGCGAAGCTGGCCGCGGACGTCGTGGCCGGCGAGCCGTGCAACCTGATCGAAGCGGTCGGCGGCCGGATCGCCGACCGGGTGATGGACGACCAGCGGGTGCACGCCGTCGAGGTGGTGGTGCACAAGCCGCAGGCCCCCATCGAGCAGCGGTTCGCCGACGTCGCGGTGGTGGTGCGGCGGTCGCGGCGCGGCGGTCGCGGCTCGGTTGTCCCGGCGGGTAGGGCCCTGTGA
- the folK gene encoding 2-amino-4-hydroxy-6-hydroxymethyldihydropteridine diphosphokinase codes for MSRVVLSIGSNLGDRLARLQSVVDGLGDCVVAVSPVYETDPWGRVDQAPFLNAVLIADDPDCDGQGWLRRAQQFEQAAGRVRGERWGPRSLDVDVIACYQGEGAEVISRENNLTLPHPLAHLRAFVMVPWLDIEPEAKLTVAGGPQPVARLLAELEPADREGVRPSGLALAPSGAPEGVDRESGS; via the coding sequence GTGAGCCGCGTCGTGCTGTCGATCGGGTCCAACCTGGGCGACCGGCTGGCGCGGTTGCAGTCGGTCGTCGACGGGCTCGGTGATTGCGTGGTCGCGGTGTCGCCGGTGTACGAGACCGACCCCTGGGGCCGGGTGGATCAGGCGCCGTTCCTCAACGCGGTGCTGATCGCCGACGACCCCGACTGCGACGGCCAGGGCTGGTTGCGGCGGGCACAGCAGTTCGAACAGGCGGCGGGGCGGGTGCGCGGCGAGCGGTGGGGCCCGCGCAGCCTCGACGTCGACGTCATCGCCTGCTATCAGGGCGAGGGGGCCGAGGTGATCTCCCGGGAGAACAACCTGACGCTCCCGCATCCGCTGGCCCACCTGCGCGCCTTCGTGATGGTGCCGTGGCTGGACATCGAACCGGAGGCGAAGCTGACGGTCGCGGGGGGCCCGCAGCCCGTCGCGCGACTGCTGGCCGAGCTGGAGCCGGCCGACCGGGAAGGGGTGCGGCCCAGCGGGCTGGCACTCGCGCCGTCGGGCGCTCCCGAAGGGGTCGATCGGGAATCGGGCAGCTGA
- a CDS encoding DUF3180 domain-containing protein — translation MGPTRKRDLTAAVVGAAVIGYLLVNGLYRWFPPITVWTGLSLLAVAVGEALWARYVRAKINDGEIGFGRGWLHPLAVARSLVVAKASAWVGALVLGWWVGVLVYFMPRRSWLRAAAEDTAGTVVAAGSALALVLAAMWLQHACKSPPQDPAERGEGAET, via the coding sequence ATGGGGCCCACCAGGAAACGCGACCTGACGGCCGCGGTCGTGGGCGCCGCGGTGATCGGCTATCTCCTGGTGAACGGCCTGTACCGGTGGTTCCCGCCGATCACCGTGTGGACCGGGCTCTCGCTGCTGGCCGTGGCCGTCGGCGAGGCGCTGTGGGCCCGTTACGTCCGGGCCAAGATCAACGACGGCGAGATCGGCTTCGGCCGGGGGTGGCTGCACCCGCTCGCGGTGGCGCGCAGCCTGGTGGTCGCCAAGGCGTCGGCCTGGGTGGGCGCCCTGGTCCTGGGCTGGTGGGTCGGGGTGCTGGTGTATTTCATGCCGAGGCGGTCATGGCTGCGCGCCGCCGCCGAGGACACCGCCGGCACGGTGGTCGCGGCCGGCAGCGCCCTGGCGCTGGTCCTCGCCGCGATGTGGTTGCAGCACGCCTGCAAGTCGCCGCCGCAGGACCCGGCCGAGCGCGGTGAGGGTGCCGAAACCTGA
- a CDS encoding DUF6779 domain-containing protein: protein MTVLSRGARVRRGGRRPGWVLLTVLLVLAIGASSALVFTNRVELLKLAVILALWAAVCGAFVSVLYRRQSDADQSRARDLKLVYDLQLDREIAARREYELTVESQLRRELASELRAQAADDLATLRAELNALRTSLEILFDTDLAQRPALETPETEAPRERAYSEWDRNGERHRDTPVDWVSSDRVTAVPRDRADETAIIDVPEEPLLPPRQPRRERGPYRYEGPPEPAQPVAQEPAYAAAPREPEPHHPPRQPPPPRSEPQPSWPAQAQEWQPAAADGQWLPPGAAGSNRVAPEPAPAADAAQSGRRARHYGPDEPPEGPPAAEPMPRRPYEEAGRRSRSRHSADYRDYGVRNFSAADEAAGPTPQAPAPATPPPPPPPPVPTPPAETPPPQMAAPPTPEQAARHRGADAGDELNGSPDGPPSGGQSVADLLARFQVQPSEGGRRRRRDG, encoded by the coding sequence ATGACCGTTCTGTCCCGCGGCGCCCGGGTCCGGCGCGGCGGCCGCAGGCCGGGGTGGGTGCTCTTGACGGTGTTGCTGGTCCTGGCGATAGGCGCCAGTTCCGCACTCGTTTTCACCAACCGGGTGGAGCTTCTCAAGCTCGCTGTGATCCTGGCGCTGTGGGCCGCGGTGTGCGGCGCCTTCGTGTCGGTGCTCTACCGCCGCCAAAGTGACGCGGACCAGTCGCGCGCGCGTGACCTCAAGCTGGTCTACGACCTGCAGCTGGACCGCGAAATAGCGGCGCGTCGCGAGTACGAGCTGACCGTGGAATCCCAGCTGCGCCGCGAGCTGGCCTCCGAGCTGCGGGCCCAGGCCGCCGACGACCTGGCGACGCTGCGCGCGGAGCTCAACGCGCTGCGCACCAGCCTGGAGATCCTGTTCGACACCGACCTCGCGCAGCGCCCGGCCCTCGAGACGCCCGAGACCGAGGCGCCACGCGAGCGCGCCTACAGCGAGTGGGACCGCAACGGCGAGCGCCACCGTGACACGCCCGTTGATTGGGTGTCCAGCGATCGGGTGACGGCGGTCCCGCGCGACCGGGCCGACGAGACCGCGATCATCGACGTGCCCGAGGAGCCGTTGCTGCCGCCCCGGCAGCCGCGGCGCGAGCGCGGCCCGTACCGGTACGAGGGTCCGCCGGAACCCGCGCAGCCGGTCGCGCAGGAGCCGGCCTACGCCGCTGCCCCGCGCGAGCCGGAGCCGCATCACCCCCCTCGTCAGCCCCCGCCCCCCAGGTCGGAGCCCCAGCCGTCGTGGCCGGCCCAGGCGCAGGAGTGGCAGCCGGCGGCCGCGGACGGCCAGTGGTTGCCGCCCGGCGCGGCGGGCAGCAACCGGGTCGCTCCGGAACCCGCCCCGGCCGCCGATGCCGCGCAGAGCGGCCGGCGAGCCCGCCACTACGGCCCGGACGAACCCCCGGAGGGCCCGCCGGCGGCGGAGCCGATGCCCCGGCGACCATACGAGGAGGCCGGCCGCCGGTCCCGGTCGCGGCATTCGGCGGACTACCGCGACTACGGCGTCCGCAACTTCTCGGCGGCTGACGAGGCGGCGGGACCAACGCCCCAGGCCCCCGCCCCCGCGACCCCGCCGCCGCCGCCCCCGCCGCCGGTCCCGACGCCGCCGGCCGAGACCCCGCCGCCGCAGATGGCTGCACCCCCGACGCCCGAGCAGGCGGCCCGGCACCGCGGCGCGGACGCCGGCGACGAGTTGAACGGCTCGCCGGACGGCCCGCCGAGTGGTGGCCAGTCGGTGGCCGACCTGCTGGCCCGCTTCCAGGTCCAGCCGTCCGAAGGCGGCCGGCGCCGCCGCCGTGACGGCTGA
- a CDS encoding Rossmann-like and DUF2520 domain-containing protein has product MVQFDGLRPARLKVGIISAGRVGTALGVALERADHVVVACSAISRASRQRAQRRLPDTPVASPPDVAASSELLLLAVPDSELGGLVSGLAATAAVRPGTIVAHTSGANGVGVLAPLAQGGCIPLAIHPAMTFTGSDEDIARLPDTCFGITAADDVGYAIGQSLVLEMGGEPFCVREEARVLYHAALAHAGNHIVTVVADALEALRAALCGSELLGQQCVDDQPGGIAERIVGPLARAALDNTLQRGQAALTGPVARGDAAAVAGHLAALAGADPQLAQAYRVIALRTAQRAHAPSAVVEVLSP; this is encoded by the coding sequence ATGGTGCAGTTCGACGGTTTGCGCCCGGCCCGGCTCAAGGTGGGAATCATCTCGGCCGGCCGGGTGGGCACCGCGCTCGGTGTCGCGCTGGAGCGCGCCGACCACGTCGTGGTCGCGTGCAGCGCCATCTCCCGTGCGTCCCGGCAGCGTGCGCAGCGCCGGCTGCCCGACACCCCGGTGGCTTCGCCGCCGGACGTCGCCGCGAGTTCCGAGCTGCTGCTGCTGGCGGTGCCCGACAGCGAACTCGGCGGGCTGGTGTCGGGGCTGGCGGCGACGGCGGCGGTGCGGCCCGGCACGATCGTGGCGCACACGTCCGGCGCGAACGGGGTCGGCGTCCTGGCGCCGCTGGCCCAGGGCGGCTGCATACCGCTGGCCATTCACCCCGCAATGACCTTCACCGGCTCCGACGAGGACATCGCACGGCTGCCGGACACCTGCTTCGGCATCACCGCGGCCGACGACGTCGGGTACGCGATCGGCCAGTCGCTGGTGCTGGAGATGGGTGGGGAGCCGTTCTGTGTGCGCGAGGAGGCCCGGGTCCTCTACCACGCCGCCCTGGCGCACGCGGGCAACCACATCGTGACCGTGGTCGCCGACGCGCTCGAGGCGCTGCGGGCGGCGCTGTGCGGCAGCGAACTGCTCGGCCAGCAGTGCGTCGACGATCAGCCGGGCGGCATCGCCGAGCGCATCGTCGGGCCCCTGGCCCGGGCGGCGCTGGACAACACCCTGCAGCGCGGGCAGGCGGCGCTGACCGGCCCGGTCGCGCGCGGTGACGCGGCCGCGGTCGCCGGGCACCTGGCCGCGCTGGCCGGGGCCGATCCGCAGCTGGCCCAGGCATACCGGGTGATCGCCCTGCGCACCGCGCAGCGCGCCCACGCACCCAGCGCCGTCGTCGAGGTGCTGTCGCCGTGA
- the panC gene encoding pantoate--beta-alanine ligase encodes MQAKPSAFAAGELNVYRRPRDVSDVTRALRHTGRRVMLVPTMGALHDGHLALVRAAKRVPGSVVVVSIFVNPLQFGAGEDLDAYPRTLDDDLALLRGEDVEIVFAPTASAMYPDGLRTTVQPGPVAAGLEGGVRPTHFAGVLTVVCKLLQIVRPDRVFFGEKDYQQLVLIRQMAADLNLDVTVVGVPTIREADGLAMSSRNRYLNPAQREAAVAVSAALSAGAHAAHNGAQAALDAARAVLDAAPGLTVDYLELRDPELGPLRADRPGRLLVAVRLGGTRLLDNIAVEIGTSPAPAGSGRPGRTDANQAQTPWRN; translated from the coding sequence ATGCAGGCCAAGCCGTCCGCGTTCGCGGCGGGTGAGCTCAACGTCTACCGGCGACCCCGCGACGTCTCCGACGTCACCCGCGCGCTGCGGCACACCGGCCGACGGGTGATGCTGGTGCCCACCATGGGCGCGCTGCACGACGGGCACCTGGCCCTGGTGCGTGCCGCCAAGCGGGTGCCCGGTTCGGTGGTGGTGGTCTCGATCTTCGTCAACCCGCTGCAGTTCGGTGCCGGCGAGGACCTCGACGCCTACCCGAGGACCCTCGACGACGACCTGGCGCTGCTGCGCGGCGAGGATGTCGAGATCGTGTTCGCACCGACGGCGTCGGCGATGTATCCCGACGGCCTGCGCACCACCGTGCAGCCCGGCCCGGTGGCCGCCGGGCTCGAGGGCGGGGTCCGGCCCACGCACTTCGCCGGCGTGCTGACGGTGGTCTGCAAGCTGCTGCAGATCGTGCGCCCGGACCGGGTTTTCTTCGGCGAGAAGGACTATCAGCAACTGGTCCTGATCCGCCAGATGGCGGCCGACCTGAACCTGGACGTCACCGTCGTCGGCGTGCCGACGATCCGGGAGGCCGACGGGCTGGCGATGTCGTCGCGCAACCGCTACCTGAACCCGGCGCAGCGGGAGGCGGCCGTCGCGGTGTCGGCGGCGTTGAGCGCCGGGGCGCATGCCGCGCACAACGGCGCGCAGGCCGCGCTGGATGCGGCGCGCGCGGTGCTCGACGCCGCGCCCGGCCTCACGGTCGACTACCTGGAACTGCGCGACCCCGAACTCGGCCCGCTGCGGGCCGACAGACCCGGTCGCCTGCTGGTCGCCGTCCGGCTGGGCGGGACCCGACTGTTGGACAACATCGCTGTCGAGATCGGAACTTCGCCGGCACCAGCGGGCTCAGGGCGCCCGGGCCGGACGGACGCAAACCAAGCCCAAACACCTTGGAGGAATTGA
- the panD gene encoding aspartate 1-decarboxylase: MFRTMLKSKIHRATVTQADLHYVGSVTIDADLMEAADLLEGEQVTIVDIDNGARLVTYAITGERGSGVIGINGAAAHLVHPGDLVILIAYGTMEEAEARAYEPRIVFVDSGNKPVDLGCDPAFVPADAADLLDPRIVVR, translated from the coding sequence ATGTTTCGGACCATGCTCAAGTCGAAGATCCATCGGGCCACCGTCACCCAGGCCGACCTGCACTACGTCGGTTCGGTGACCATCGACGCCGACCTGATGGAGGCCGCGGACCTGCTCGAGGGCGAGCAGGTGACCATCGTCGACATCGACAACGGCGCGCGGCTGGTCACCTACGCCATCACCGGCGAGCGCGGCAGCGGAGTCATCGGAATCAACGGCGCGGCAGCGCATCTCGTCCACCCCGGCGATCTGGTCATCCTCATCGCCTACGGGACCATGGAAGAGGCGGAGGCGCGCGCGTACGAGCCCCGGATCGTGTTCGTCGACTCCGGCAACAAGCCGGTCGACCTGGGTTGCGACCCCGCGTTCGTGCCCGCTGACGCAGCCGACCTGCTTGATCCCCGGATCGTTGTGCGGTAG
- a CDS encoding type III pantothenate kinase, translating into MLLAIDVRNTHTVVGLLSGTKEHAKVVQHWRIRTESEVTADELALTIDGLIGDDSERLTGAVALSTVPSVLHEVRVMLDQYWPSVPHVLIEPGVRTGIPLLVDNPKEVGADRIVNCLAAFHRFKSASIVIDFGSSICVDVVSAKGEFLGGAIAPGVQVSSDAAAARSAALRRVELSRPRSVVGKNTVECMQAGAVFGFAGLVDGLVGRIRADVDGFCGHDVAVVATGHTAPLLLPELRTDAHYDKHLTLHGLQLVFERNREAQRGRLKTAR; encoded by the coding sequence GTGCTGCTGGCCATCGACGTCCGCAACACCCACACCGTCGTGGGGTTGCTCTCCGGAACGAAAGAGCACGCGAAGGTTGTGCAGCACTGGCGGATTCGTACCGAGTCCGAGGTCACTGCCGACGAGCTGGCGCTCACCATCGACGGTCTGATCGGTGACGACTCCGAGCGGTTGACGGGCGCCGTCGCGCTGTCCACCGTCCCGTCGGTGCTACACGAGGTGCGGGTCATGCTGGACCAGTACTGGCCGTCGGTGCCGCACGTGCTGATCGAGCCCGGCGTCCGGACGGGCATCCCGCTGCTCGTCGACAACCCGAAGGAGGTGGGAGCCGACCGGATCGTCAACTGCCTGGCGGCGTTCCACCGCTTCAAGAGCGCCTCGATCGTCATCGACTTCGGATCCTCGATCTGCGTGGACGTGGTGTCGGCCAAAGGGGAGTTCCTCGGCGGCGCGATCGCTCCCGGGGTGCAGGTCTCCTCGGACGCCGCCGCGGCCCGCTCCGCGGCGCTGCGGCGGGTGGAGCTGTCCCGGCCCCGGTCGGTGGTCGGCAAGAACACCGTCGAGTGCATGCAGGCGGGTGCGGTGTTCGGGTTCGCCGGACTGGTTGACGGCCTGGTGGGCCGCATCCGTGCGGACGTCGACGGATTCTGCGGGCACGACGTCGCGGTGGTGGCCACCGGGCACACCGCGCCCCTGCTGCTGCCCGAGCTGCGCACCGACGCCCATTACGACAAGCACCTGACCCTGCACGGCCTGCAACTGGTCTTCGAGCGCAACCGGGAAGCCCAGCGCGGACGGCTCAAGACGGCCCGCTGA
- the lysS gene encoding lysine--tRNA ligase, translating into MTSEPPEAPPTADSDLPEQFRIRRDKRARLLSEGIDPYPVAVERTHTLAQVRAEHPDLPVDTATDDVVGVAGRVIFARNSGKLCFATLQEGDGATLQVMISLDKVGREALDAWKADVDLGDIVYVHGTVISSRRGELSVLADTWRMASKSLRPLPVAHKDMSEESRVRQRYVDLIVRPQARTIARQRIAVIRAIRNALERRGFLEVETPMLQTLAGGAAARPFITHSNALDIDLYLRIAPELFLKRCVVGGFDKVFELNRVFRNEGADSTHSPEFSMLETYQAYGTYDDSAVVTREIIQEVADEAIGTRQLPLPDGSVYDIDGEWASIQMYPSLSAALGEEITPDTTLDRLLAIADRLGVEIPEHKGFGHGKVVEELWEHTVGNTLAAPTFVRDFPVETTPLTRQHRSIPGVTEKWDLYVRGVELATGYSELNDPIVQRERFEAQARAAAAGDDEAMVLDEDFLAALEYAMPPCTGTGMGIDRLLMSLTGLSIRETVLFPIVRPH; encoded by the coding sequence GTGACATCTGAGCCCCCGGAAGCGCCGCCGACCGCAGATTCGGACCTGCCCGAGCAGTTCCGGATCCGCCGGGACAAGCGGGCACGCCTGCTTTCGGAGGGCATCGATCCATATCCGGTGGCCGTCGAGCGCACCCACACCCTGGCCCAGGTGCGCGCCGAACACCCCGATCTGCCGGTCGACACCGCCACCGACGACGTCGTGGGCGTCGCCGGCCGGGTCATCTTCGCGCGCAACTCCGGAAAACTGTGCTTCGCCACGCTGCAGGAGGGCGACGGCGCCACGCTGCAGGTGATGATCAGCCTCGACAAGGTGGGCCGCGAGGCGCTGGACGCGTGGAAGGCCGACGTCGACCTCGGTGACATCGTCTACGTCCACGGCACTGTGATCAGCTCGCGGCGCGGCGAATTGTCCGTGCTCGCCGACACCTGGCGGATGGCGTCCAAGTCGCTGCGGCCGCTGCCCGTCGCGCACAAGGACATGAGCGAAGAGTCGCGGGTCCGGCAGCGCTACGTGGACCTGATCGTGCGCCCGCAGGCCCGCACGATAGCCCGGCAGCGAATCGCGGTGATCCGCGCGATCCGCAACGCGCTGGAACGACGCGGGTTCCTCGAAGTCGAGACGCCGATGTTGCAGACGCTGGCCGGCGGCGCCGCGGCCCGTCCCTTCATCACGCATTCCAATGCGCTGGACATCGATCTCTACCTGCGCATCGCGCCGGAACTGTTCCTCAAGCGCTGCGTCGTCGGTGGTTTCGACAAGGTCTTCGAGCTAAATCGGGTGTTCCGAAACGAAGGGGCCGATTCCACGCATTCTCCGGAATTTTCCATGCTGGAGACCTACCAGGCCTACGGAACCTATGACGATTCGGCAGTCGTCACTCGCGAGATTATTCAAGAGGTCGCCGACGAGGCGATCGGAACCAGACAACTGCCGCTGCCCGACGGCAGTGTGTATGACATAGACGGAGAATGGGCGTCGATACAAATGTACCCGTCGTTGTCGGCGGCCCTCGGTGAGGAGATCACGCCGGACACCACGCTCGATCGCCTGCTGGCCATTGCCGACCGCCTCGGGGTTGAGATCCCCGAGCACAAGGGGTTCGGCCACGGCAAAGTGGTCGAGGAACTGTGGGAGCACACGGTGGGCAACACGTTGGCCGCCCCCACCTTCGTCAGGGATTTCCCGGTCGAGACAACACCTTTGACGCGACAGCACCGCAGCATCCCCGGCGTCACCGAGAAGTGGGACCTTTACGTGCGCGGCGTCGAACTGGCGACCGGCTATTCGGAATTGAATGACCCGATCGTGCAGCGCGAACGATTCGAGGCGCAAGCGCGCGCGGCGGCCGCCGGCGATGACGAGGCCATGGTGCTCGACGAGGACTTTCTGGCCGCGCTCGAGTATGCGATGCCGCCGTGCACCGGGACCGGAATGGGTATCGATCGCCTGTTGATGTCTTTGACCGGCCTCTCAATTCGCGAGACCGTTTTGTTCCCGATTGTTCGGCCGCACTGA
- the lsr2 gene encoding histone-like nucleoid-structuring protein Lsr2, giving the protein MAKKVTVTLVDDFDGAGAADETVEFGLDGVTYEIDLSSKNAAKLRNDLKQWVAAGRRVGGRRRGRAASGRGRGAIDREQSAAIREWARRNGHNVSTRGRIPADVIDAFHAAT; this is encoded by the coding sequence ATGGCGAAAAAAGTGACCGTCACTCTGGTCGATGATTTCGACGGTGCCGGCGCAGCCGACGAAACGGTCGAATTCGGGCTTGACGGGGTGACGTATGAGATTGACCTTTCGTCCAAGAATGCGGCAAAACTGCGCAACGATTTGAAGCAGTGGGTCGCGGCCGGTCGTCGCGTCGGCGGCCGTCGGCGGGGGCGCGCGGCTTCCGGGCGCGGGCGTGGCGCGATCGACCGCGAGCAGAGCGCCGCGATCCGGGAATGGGCTCGCCGCAACGGTCACAACGTGTCCACCCGTGGACGCATCCCCGCCGACGTCATCGACGCGTTCCACGCCGCGACCTGA